Genomic window (Musa acuminata AAA Group cultivar baxijiao chromosome BXJ1-9, Cavendish_Baxijiao_AAA, whole genome shotgun sequence):
TGTTCTACCAATTATTTTATTCGTCGACTTCTTTGCGGGACAAGGGAACGTGGGCCCGGGATGTTGGTTAGGACTGGTCGGTAAACGCATGGGGAGGTTTGTGTTGCTACGTCTACCCATTTCTTTCCAGAAGCAGGAGGGTCAACGGTCGTTATAGGGACCAGAACGGTGGCGGTCGACAAGCAATCTCTCTCTGACCAGTCTCGAAGGGGAACTTTCGTCGCTCTCCTTCCCTTCCCCTTCAGACGGCTAATTCCACCACTCGCGCGCATACTATCGTGGAGAAAACGTAGCACCGCTACTGTGCACTCTTCGTCTGTTACTGCAGAGCTTCGTCACGCGTCCTTGCATCTATTTATACTCTCTTGCTCGGCTTTCCCACACCAAACAGGATATCCtctgtctgtctctctctctctccatcgcaAGCAAAGAAGGGAGACAAAATTAAGAGGCGGAGGAAGAGGAGCGGAAGAACAGCGGCTTCGGTTTTGGCTCTCGTTCTTTTCTTGTGATCATCATTCATAAGGATTTTGCGTTGGTTGGAAAAGGAGGCGCAGGCCGGcggagagagggggagagaggtGGAGATGGAACCGAGCGAGGTGCACAGGATCGCGAGCTTGCGAAGGAATAGTTCGATATGGAAGAGGGACGATAACATCTTCTCGCGGTCGTCGCGGGACGAAGACGACGAGGAGGCCCTCAAGTGGGCCGCCCTCGAGAAGCTGCCCACCTTCGACCGCGTGCGCCGTGGCATCCTGACGCTGGCCGAGGATGGCAGGCAGCTGCAAGAGGTCGACGTCCAGCGGCTCGGCTTCCAGGAGAGGAAGACCCTCATGGAGCGCCTCGTTCGGGTCGCCGAGGAGGACAATGAGCGTTTCTTGCTCAAGCTCAAGGACCGTATCGACCGGTAAGAAAATGATGCGACAACAAGTAGttccttgttcttctgctgctgctgctgctaactCTGTCTCGGTTGCTTTTGTCGATGGTAGAGTTGGGATTGATCTTCCCACCATCGAAGTGCGGTATGAGCACCTAAGCATCGAAGCAGAGACACACGTGGGCAACAGAGGATTGCCTACCGTCTTCAATTCCGTCGCTAACGTACTGGAGGTACAACCACCGTTCACACATAAGCAGAACGAAATCTTCTTCCTGTTCTGATAATATCATACTGATCATCACCACGGTTCTTGTTTTTCTCCTTGTGGAAACAAAAGACCGCCGCAAATTACTTGCACATACTACCGAGTAGAAAGAAACCTTTATCGATCCTTCATGACGTCAATGGAATCATCAAACCTCGCAGGTACGATGTTTCCTTCTTTTCTATTCATTTGACCCATCTCTCGTTACTTCACACTGTTCTCTCTGTCTAATCGAATACCAACGCCTGGAACTTGGTTCTTCAGGATGACTTTGCTCTTAGGTCCTCCAGGATCAGGAAAAACTACACTGTTGTTGGCTTTGGCTGGAAAGCTCAGCTCTGATTTGAAGGTGAAAAGACAAGACTCGATGCTCTGTTCCATTTTCATAATGTTGTTCTTTCTTTGTTGGGTTGTGACTGATACTTCCTTCATCTGGAAATTAACCACAGACCTCCGGAAAAGTGACCTACAACGGTCATGAAATGAAAGAATTCGTCCCTCAGAGAACCGCTGCATACATCAGCCAGTATGATCTTCATATAGGGGAGATGACAGTCCGTGAAACATTAGCCTTCTCTGCGAGGTGCCAAGGAGTTGGCACTCGTTATGGTAAGTTCCTCCCACCTTATCGGTCTTCGATTACTTGAAAGCTATGAGCGAATCACGATTAAACTGGTTTTTGTGGGTGTTCCTCAGATATGTTAACTGAGTTAGCTAGGAGAGAGAAGGCAGCAAACATCAAGCCAGATCCAGACGTAGATGTCTTCATGAAGGTATAGATCAACTTCATCTTAGATAAAGCAGGGCTTCTCAATGAATTGAACTGGAGAAGAATTACTCGTGGATCATGTCCAACTCTTGTGTCAATTTTCCTGCAGGCATCTGCAATGAAAGGACAAGAAACCAATGTGACCACAGACTACATACTGAAGGTATTAGCTTTTATTCTAATCATATCTACGAAGATGTTAGTCGATTGTCTCAACCCCATAAACTGCCCGAGCAAGATGATTGATTCGGGAACAATGGACTAATTTAAACGTTCTGTACAGATCCTGGGTTTGGAGGTCTGTGCTGACACGATGGTAGGAGATGAGATGCTGAGAGGCATCTCTGGTGGACAAAGGAAGCGTGTCACCACAGGTAGATATCATCGATGGTTGAATTGCCGGTTATGTTGTTGCCGGTTGTGTGTCTCTGATTTCCATTTTGCTCGACGTAGGTGAAATGCTTGTTGGACCTGCAAGAGCTCTGTTCATGGATGAGATATCGACTGGTCTGGATAGCTCAACGACTTTCCAGATAGTGAACTCGCTCAGGCAAACCATCCACATTCTTGGAGGGACTGCTGTTATCTCCCTGCTGCAGCCAGCACCGGAGACGTATGACCTTTTCGACGACATCATTCTTCTCTCCGATGGCCTGATCGTGTATCAAGGCCCTCGTGAAAATGTCGTCGAGTTCTTCGAGTCCATGGGCTTCAAGTGCCCAGAGAGGAAGGGTGTTGCGGACTTCCTGCAAGAAGTAGGTTTTCCGTAAGAAATGGTTCCATTAATTCCTTCCTGTCGTGATCTTCAATCTGACACTCACTTTGTGTTCAAAGGTAACGTCGAGGAAGGATCAACAACAGTACTGGTCACGCCAGGATGAACCTTACAGATACGTGCCCGTTAGAGAATTTGCCGAGGCATTCCAACAATTCCATATTGGTCGGGCTTTAGCCGAAGAACTTTCTGTCCCGTTTGATAAGAGCAAGAGCCATCCTGCTGCTCTTACCACCACGAGATATGGGGTGAGCAAGAAGGAGGTGTTAAAAGCAAACATGGCCAGAGAACTATTGCTGATGAAGAGGAACTCGTTCGTCTACATCTTCAAGGCCGTTCAAGTAAGCTACCCTCTCCCTACCTTGATCGATGGCCTTTAATACCATGAACGGTGATTCATCTTCTGCGATCCTCTGTTTACAGCTTGTCATCATGGCGGTCATTGCGATGACGGTGTTTCTGCGTACTAAGATGCACCGGAACGATATAGATGACGGGATGATCTATAATGGCGCGCTTTTCTATGGGATAGTGACGATCATGTTCAACGGGTTCTCTGAACTTGCCATGACCATTATGAAGCTACCTGTTTTCTTCAAGCAGAGAGATCTCCTTTTCTATCCCGCATGGTCATACACAATACCCGCATGGATCCTTAAGATCCCCATTGCATTTGCTGAAGTTGCAGTGTGGGTTTTCACAACCTACTACGTCATTGGATTCGATCCAAATGTTGGAAGGTAAGAAGAAATCGGGATGTGGAGTTCGTACTGGGGAAACAACGCCCTTCCATTCTACCCTTGTGATATCATACGTTTCTCCTGTAACAGGCTGTTCAAGCAATACCTGCTGCTGCTGGTGACGAACCAGATGGCATCTGGACTCTTCCGCACCATCGGGGCCGTCGGGAGGAACATGATAGTGGCAAATACCTTCGGGGCTTTTGCTCTTCTCATTCTTCTGGTGCTGGGTGGCTTCATTCTTTCACGAGGTAAGTACCACCGAATGATTCCTTTCTCCATATCGTAGACATCTCAGTTCCACAAATGGCTGAACCACTGAGGCGTCCTGCTCGTGGCAGAGAAAGTGAAGAAATGGTGGATTTGGGGCTACTGGATCTCGCCGCTGATGTACCCCCAGAACGCAATCTCAGTGAATGAATTCTTGGGGCACAGCTGGAGTCATGTGAGAGGATATTGCTTTTAGCGAGTAGAAGAATTGTAAGCGCTAGTTTTCATCAGAAGATTTGTTGACACGTTTGATCTATCTTTGCGCCACAGATTCCTTCGAATTTGAATTCAACAGAGCCGCTGGGAGTCACAGTTCTGGAGTCCCGTGGTATCTTTGCCGAAGCCAAATGGTATTGGATTGGCCTTGGGGCTACGGTCGGCTACGTACTTCTCTTCAATGCTCTTTTCACTTTGGCTCTCACTTACCTCGATCGTGAGTATAGTTCCACAAGCAAGTTTGTTTGACTTGAAGTTCCTGAATCGACAACTGAGATCTTGATCGACCATATCGTATTTTGCAGCTTTTGGGAAATCTCAGCCACCTCTATCTGAAGAGACCTTAAAGGAGAAACACGCCAATCTAACCGGAGAAGTGTTGGAGAACTCGTCCAGAGGAAGAAGATCCGTGCGTCACTCTGCATCCAAGAGTGAGAGACCTATCGATATGTTGTGCTAACTCTGCTGCATATTTCTCGACGTGTTTTACCGACTGAAAGTTTGGTGTACAGAGAGCGCGAGTGGGATAGGGAGGAAGAGCAGCTCATTGGGTTCCATGAGGGCGGCCTTCGAACAGAACAAGAAGGGAATGGTCCTTCCGTTTACTCCACTGTCCATCACCTTCGACGACGTGAGGTACTCTGTGGACATGCCGCAGGTAATTCTTTTCCTCACGAACAATTCAAGAACATGTTGCAGATATCTCCTTGGACACCTTTGACGATCGTGATGAACAAACATGCAGGAAATGAAAGCTCAAGGTGTGGTTGAAGACCGGTTGGAGCTGCTGAAGGGCGTCAGTGGATCTTTCAGGCCGGGAGTGCTTACAGCTCTAATGGGGGTGAGTGGAGCTGGCAAAACGACGCTGATGGATGTGCTGGCTGGGAGAAAGACAGGGGGATACATTGAAGGAGACATCAGCATATCTGGCTACCCCAAGAAGCAGGAGACCTTTGCTCGCATCTCGGGATACTGCGAACAGAACGACATCCACTCTCCTCATGTCACGGTTCAGGAGTCTCTCGCCTACTCGGCGTGGCTCCGGTTACCTTCTGAGGTCGATTCTGAAACGAGGAAGGTTGGTCGAAGCATCCACAGCAGACCGTGACTTTTGAGCTAATCTCCATGCAAAAGACTCACGCCTAGCTACTTGTTGTTGCAGATGTTCGTGGAGGAGGTCATGGAGCTGGTAGAGCTGACGCCGCTGAGGGATGCACTCGTCGGGTTGCCGGGAGTAGATGGGTTATCGACAGAGCAACGGAAGAGGTTGACCATCGCTGTGGAGCTGGTCGCCAACCCATCGATCATATTCATGGATGAACCCACCTCTGGGCTTGACGCAAGGGCCGCCGCCATTGTCATGAGAGCCGTGAGGAACACAGTGGACACCGGAAGGACTGTGGTGTGTACCATTCACCAACCCAGCATCGACATATTTGAAGCTTTCGATGAGGTGAGCAGAATTCTCTCAGGTTTGTAGGTTCGCAATTCATGCTTCTTTCTAATGGGGGTTTTTGCTGCATTTTTCGTAGCTCTTCTTATTAAAGCGTGGCGGGGAAGAGATATATGTGGGTCCGCTCGGTCGTGACTCTTCCCATCTGATTAGCTATTTTGAGGTGAGGAaactatacatatatagatatatagatatgtatgatTTAGCAGAACAATACGATTGATAGTATGTGTTCGATGTTTGTTCTTCCAAGGGAATCAATGGTATCAGTAAGATCAAAGATGGTTACAACCCCGCGACATGGATGTTGGAAGTGACTTCGCAGGCACAAGAAAATATACTGGGCGCCAATTTCAATGAGATATACAGGAATTCGGAGCTGTATCGGTGAGTGTGCTTCCTCCTGCCGTAAGGATTCTTCGAGATGCTATCATGTCTCACATGAGTGCGTGCGTGTTCTGCAATTTCAGGAGGAACAAGAGCTTGATAAAGGATCTCAGCATACCTCCTGCTGGTTCGAGCGACCTGTACTTCCCCACCCAGTACTCGCAGTCATTTCCTGTACAATGCATGGCGTGCCTGTGGAAGCAGCACTTGTCGTACTGGAGGAATCCGCCGTACACCGCCGTGAGGTTCTTCTTCACCACCATCGTAGCTCTTCTGTTCGGCACCATATTCTGGGACCTGGGCGGCAAAATGTAAGTCCTCGATCCTCCTCAACCTGTCACTCCACTCGATGAATTGATCCGAGGAGTCACGGTGGTGGAAACTCACATTGCAGGAACACTCAGCAAGATCTGTTTAATGCGATGGGTTCGATGTATGCCGCGGTTCTGTTCATGGGTATACAGAACTGTTCATCGGTTCAGCCGGTGGTGGCAGTCGAACGAACAGTCTTTTACAGGGAGAAAGCGGCTGGAATGTACTCCGCTTTGCCTTACGCGTTCGGACAAGTACGTCATTGTTTCTCCGGTCAATTTGACAATACGCTTCTCTACTCACTCACAGTGTTCTTCCACTCGCAGGTGGCGATTGAGCTTCCATACATTCTGTGTCAGTCCGCCCTATATGGTGTGATCGTCTACGCGATGATTGGATTCGAGTGGACTGTTGCAAAGTTCTTTTGGTACTTGTTCTTCATGTACTTCACTCTCCTCTACTTCACATTCTACGGGATGATGGCGGTGGGTATCACTCCCAATCACAGCATCGCCTCCATTGTTTCCGCTTTCTTCTACGCAATATGGAACCTTTTCTCTGGATTCATTATTCCGCGGCCGGTAAGTCGAAGCTTCATTCGCTTGATTCTTGAAGGTGTTTCGCATTCGATCCATTGCCATACATCCGCTGACTTGGTTCATCGTGTCCACAGAGAATCCCGGTGTGGTGGAGATGGTATTACTGGGCGTGTCCCGTAGCTTGGACCTTGTACGGTCTAGTCGCCTCACAGTTCGGTGATATAGAGACTATCATGGATGACAAGAACGTGCCGGTGTCAGAGTTCTTGAGGAGTTATTTTGGATTCAAACATAGCTTCTTGGGGGTGGTGGCTGCCGTGGTGGTGGCGTTTCCTGTGATGTTTGCTTTCCTCTttgcattttccatcaagatgcTCAACTTCCAGAAGAGATGAAGATGGGATTGCCTGCCTGCCTGCCAAGGATCTACAAAGATATGAGAGATGTCCTTGCAACCGaaccatatacatatatatgcctaTATAATTGACATTTGTAATTTTGGGATATTTATTATTGTATTATGAATGAATTGATTGCCATCAATGAACAACGGAAATCACCAATATAACCGAGAAATAAATGATTTCAATACTTTTCAAGGCCTTGGCAATCAAGCATCAGAAAGCAATGTTCATCCAAAATGCTAACACGAGAAGAAAATTTCTGGCTGGATAACGCAGGTCTGCTTATTCTCACACGACAACAACAAACCCAAACACATCTGCCCACAGACAACAATTATCTTATTCCTACTCTCCTAGATGCTACTCAAAACATATGCGAAACTGCTTCTGTACATGATCGCATCGTTTGGAGATGTTGTGGATCCCAATTCACCTCGCAGTGATGCAACCTGTGGGTGTTCTTGGAGCTGTTAGAACCATaacagaccaaaaaaaaaaaaaaaagtaaaataaacGTGAGCCCGTGAAAAGTACAGGAAATGAGGAGATGTCTCTGTGGGAATGAATATTACAATAAGCATGGGATTTCAGAGATGGACATCTATGTGCTCCACACCATCCATATGCAGATAAAAATGGTGATCGgagttcaaaagaaaaaaagaaaattgccATTGATATTGGGGAAGGTTTGTCAAAATTACCTAAATCAACAGCTTCTGAGCTTTTCATCAACCGAAGCCGTTTGCATGATGCTACAAACATCCTGCAAGCAAGAATCAACCATATGAACTGCTCCTACAATATAATGATGAAGCTTCGAGCTACAGGTCATACAACATAACTGAACTGAAATTTGACTTCATCAACAAATTGTGGGCAAATTTGCCATGGGTACATCAACTGGATTAGATTTGTCTGATAATGGGCAAATTTGCCTTCAGTTTACCAAGACCATGGTGGAGAAGTGGGATGTCCTATAGAACAGTTAATGCAAGTCCAAATTCACAGTACAAAATTTCAATTCATCATTATCTTTACAAGATCAGCAATGTTTAACCATTAACAAATAAAGATGGTCTAGATACTTGAGATAACTaatgtgaaaataaatataagttgTCAGCATGTTTGCAGTAGTCTTGAGAACACCACACGTTCATTAATAAAGCAAAAGTAACTTGGTAAAAGAACAGGAAAGAGAACTCTCATCAAATTCAACATTTCGAATTAAGAGCCCTGTACAACTTTTTGACAGGGCTCTGTTTCCTCTCAATTATGGATCAAATAATGAAGAAATCATAGATTCATTTTATCATATCTACGCTCTGTACCAGATGAAAAATCACACGTACATATCTTAATGATTAGTTCATGAAAATCCATGTGATCAGATTTACACCCTCAATTCTGCATCTATCGAATGATTATTCATTCAATCATGTCACTCACACGGTTAATACCAAGATGGATGCATTGAGAAAATATAAATTCAAGGGGATCATATAGCCAAAAAAAATCCAGAAAAgcacatatgtttttttttttatcaatctggCCATAAGTTGTTAAGGCTTAGTAATAGGTTGTGATTAATCAGATGCGTAACCAGAAAAGCACATATGGCCATATGTTTTTTATCAGATGCCTAATAAGATCAGGCATCtgattaggattttttttttttttgggttattTGGCATTGCAAGTTGTGATTAATTAATCATGAAGACTAACTACAAGCCTGAGTAATTTATAAGCTTAATTAGTTAATCACATCACAGGTTGTGCTTAGTTAAACATGAAGACTATCTATAAGACAAGTTGTGATTAGTTATTCTTACAAGAGTAAGCCACATAATAAGCTCGACTATGTTGTTTTAAGCGTTGAGTGTCACCGATTTATATTTTGTGCAGATATTCTTGTTCCTTCCAGGGAACTAGATGTTAAATTCATGCTATGTGCAACACATACCATCACAACTGTTGAATGACAATAAGGATACCATTCATACTTCAGTTCTTGTTGGAAGCAAGCAAGTTGACATGTGCAAACTTTACAAACTGGGTTATACTCAACAGTGGAAACAAGCGAATTTGCAAGAA
Coding sequences:
- the LOC135592403 gene encoding ABC transporter G family member 36-like — protein: MEPSEVHRIASLRRNSSIWKRDDNIFSRSSRDEDDEEALKWAALEKLPTFDRVRRGILTLAEDGRQLQEVDVQRLGFQERKTLMERLVRVAEEDNERFLLKLKDRIDRVGIDLPTIEVRYEHLSIEAETHVGNRGLPTVFNSVANVLETAANYLHILPSRKKPLSILHDVNGIIKPRRMTLLLGPPGSGKTTLLLALAGKLSSDLKTSGKVTYNGHEMKEFVPQRTAAYISQYDLHIGEMTVRETLAFSARCQGVGTRYDMLTELARREKAANIKPDPDVDVFMKASAMKGQETNVTTDYILKILGLEVCADTMVGDEMLRGISGGQRKRVTTGEMLVGPARALFMDEISTGLDSSTTFQIVNSLRQTIHILGGTAVISLLQPAPETYDLFDDIILLSDGLIVYQGPRENVVEFFESMGFKCPERKGVADFLQEVTSRKDQQQYWSRQDEPYRYVPVREFAEAFQQFHIGRALAEELSVPFDKSKSHPAALTTTRYGVSKKEVLKANMARELLLMKRNSFVYIFKAVQLVIMAVIAMTVFLRTKMHRNDIDDGMIYNGALFYGIVTIMFNGFSELAMTIMKLPVFFKQRDLLFYPAWSYTIPAWILKIPIAFAEVAVWVFTTYYVIGFDPNVGRLFKQYLLLLVTNQMASGLFRTIGAVGRNMIVANTFGAFALLILLVLGGFILSREKVKKWWIWGYWISPLMYPQNAISVNEFLGHSWSHIPSNLNSTEPLGVTVLESRGIFAEAKWYWIGLGATVGYVLLFNALFTLALTYLDPFGKSQPPLSEETLKEKHANLTGEVLENSSRGRRSVRHSASKKSASGIGRKSSSLGSMRAAFEQNKKGMVLPFTPLSITFDDVRYSVDMPQEMKAQGVVEDRLELLKGVSGSFRPGVLTALMGVSGAGKTTLMDVLAGRKTGGYIEGDISISGYPKKQETFARISGYCEQNDIHSPHVTVQESLAYSAWLRLPSEVDSETRKMFVEEVMELVELTPLRDALVGLPGVDGLSTEQRKRLTIAVELVANPSIIFMDEPTSGLDARAAAIVMRAVRNTVDTGRTVVCTIHQPSIDIFEAFDELFLLKRGGEEIYVGPLGRDSSHLISYFEGINGISKIKDGYNPATWMLEVTSQAQENILGANFNEIYRNSELYRRNKSLIKDLSIPPAGSSDLYFPTQYSQSFPVQCMACLWKQHLSYWRNPPYTAVRFFFTTIVALLFGTIFWDLGGKMNTQQDLFNAMGSMYAAVLFMGIQNCSSVQPVVAVERTVFYREKAAGMYSALPYAFGQVAIELPYILCQSALYGVIVYAMIGFEWTVAKFFWYLFFMYFTLLYFTFYGMMAVGITPNHSIASIVSAFFYAIWNLFSGFIIPRPRIPVWWRWYYWACPVAWTLYGLVASQFGDIETIMDDKNVPVSEFLRSYFGFKHSFLGVVAAVVVAFPVMFAFLFAFSIKMLNFQKR